The sequence TCGCTGCCTCAGCGGATATGCTAAGTCTTACCTCTGATTACAGCTCCGGCAGTGCATATGATAGCCGATTTGTGAATGATAGTGATCTTGATCACCTGGATTCAGCTGACGGCAGCGTTGCAGGTGCCGTGTTTGTGGATAATGACGGTAAAGTCGGTATCGGCACCACCAGCCCGGACTGCCTGCTTCATGTCATGAAAGCTGGTGATACCGAGATCTGTGTAGAGCATCCCGGCCCTACGTATGATAAGAATGTCGGGTTTCGAATAAAAGCGAACACAGTTAGCGGGAGTCCATACGCGAACTGGTTCCTTCAATCAGACTGGAGTGGTAATTTTGCTTTAAGAGATGAGACTGCCGGCACCAGACCATTCTTTGTCGAGGCAGCCGCGCCGAATTATTCATTGTGCATCAAGCAATCCGGCAGCATCGGATTGGGTACGAATACTCCCTCCTATAAGCTGGATGTTACCGGTGATATCCAATGCGTCGCGCTCCACGAGACATCCGACGAACGGTTGAAGACCAACATCAAGCCGCTCGAAAATGCTCTGGAAGCGGTAATGAATCTGCAGGGTATATCATTCGAGTGGAACGAAGCAGCTGAATCAAAAGGGGCTCAAGCGGGTAAGGAGCAAATCGGTTTGATCGCACAGGAAGTAGAGCGGGTCCTTCCAGAGCTGGTAGCCACGGCTGAAGATGGGTATAAATCAGTCGATTACAGCAAATTGACAGCTGTCCTTATCGAGGCTGTAAAGGACCTAAAATCAGAAAACGAAATATTGATGAAAAAAATCAAAGCACTCGAAAAAGCCATGGAGTAGATCCTGTTGGGAATCACTTATAACTTTAGTCTTTAGATTCCATCGATTGACGCTGTGCGGGGACAAATAATTGAAATAAAATCTATTTTGATGTGTAATGGCAATGTCACCGGAATTAACATAAATCTGCTTGTCACCTGTATGGCTCGCAATATTGATCAAGGATGTCTGAATGTCAAAATTAATAGAATCGATCAAATCCCCTCATATCCAGATTGCGCTGGTAACGGGGCTCAGCATATTATTCCTGGCGTATGCATCCAAGCGAGTGTCGGCGGAACCGATAGGATACCTGCAGATGGCGATACCGCCATTTCTGGCGACGATCTATAGTGCTGTATTAAAGAAGCATAAAGGCAAAAAGATCTGCACGACCTGGTATTGGATCGTGGCAATAATAATAGCCACTGCTCTGGTTATCGTGTTAAATATGATCTGATTCCTCCCTTCCTTCATGAAAGGAAACTGACATGAGCCTCGCCTGTCCACAATGCGGCAAACGGCTTGGCCGTGGGGAAGTGATCAAGTTCATCCGTCTGGCAACTATCTACTGCGTTCAATGCAATTCTCCACTGTCAATTGATAAAACCGGGCGGCTGGCGATATGGCATCCGGTGATCCTGGCATTTCTTCTCAGCATATTATTCATGAAAGTGACTCCCTACCAACCCATTATGTTAATTCTGCTGCTTGCAGGTTTTGTGGTTGGTGCGTTCAACGGGGATAAATACGGCACATTGCACCTGTCTTCAGAAGATAAAGAGGAATAAATGGCAAAAGCAGTAAATATTGAAGAATGTTTTGAGATGTTTAATGATACATTTTCCCCCAAGATCGTTGGAAAGTTAAATGGACAGCATGTCATGCTTGTCCGTTGTGAAGGCGACAAGGTTCCCTGGCACACGCACGATGATGAAGATGAAATGTTTCTGGTGGTAGAAGGAACACTTGAGGTAATGTTAAAAGATGAAAACATAACTTTACAGGCTGGCGAATTCTATATAGTCCCAAAAGGTGTTGAGCATCGTGTTGTTCCGCGAGGCCACGTCAAGCTTGTATTGTTTGAACCCGAAGGTATTGCTCATACTGGAAAAGTGGAGACGGAGATCACTAAAAAGGTCTTTGATCGACTCGAATTATAGAAATTGTTGATGAATACAAAAAACACGAGACTTGGTATCCTCTTTATTTTTTTTGTTGGGGTTATTGTATCATCAACATTTTCTTTTTATAAAATTCAGTCATTGAGTTTTCATACGAGAGATTATGCCCTGTATATGCAATTTTCCTCAAAACTGCTGGATCCGGACCTTGCGGACCGATATTCCCTGAATCCAAATGGTTATAATATTTTGAGATTTTCCGGAACAGAGGGCGAGGATAGCTTTCATAAAGCAATTCACCTGGAGCCGGTGAAATATGTATACGCGATCATATATAGATTCTTCAAGAGTCCGTTATTACTCTTTTTGTTTATCGCAATAATCTATTTCTCTCCACTTTTATACCTTGCACGATTTCATCCAATGGACACCGGGCTGGACAGGTATTTCATGGTGATACTTTCTGGCTTATACGTTGTTTTTCCTTCCACGGTCGAGGTGGTAGCATATGACCTGAGACCCTATGTCTTGTTGGCGCCATTGTTCCTGCTTTCAATGCTGTCCGTATACCTGAGACGTCCATTATGGGAAAAGCTGGTATTTTTTAATCTCATGTTCATTGCGCGGGAAGAAGGACTGGTCTTTGGACTCATCGTGATATTGTTTGCTATCGCTGGCTGCAAGGATAGACAAAGCAGGAGATCCCATGCTACAGGGTTGATATCATCGTGGTTTATATGGCTTGTTCTCTCGCTTATGTATTTTATCTGGACAGGATATTCGTTTAATGCAGTTCTGAACCTGCGAGTTACTCTATTTGTCCTGGCTGTTGCTGCTTTTTCTCTCCTCGCGTTGCTCCTGTTATGGCGAAAAGCCATAGAAGAGAAAGTCTCTCGAGGTTTTCTTCAGCTCATCACTTATGTCCTGGTATTTGCCCCACTAGGGTTTCAATACTTTAAGCCCAATTTACATAGATTTACAGGCAACCCTCTGGACGGCATAAAATATGCGACCTTATCACTTGTCACCTACCCAAAATATAACCTTTATTTTATCTGTGCCTTATTGCTCACATTTCTGGTATGGGAGCTGATGAGGAAGCGAAGAATTAAACAAATTATAATTGGCTGTCTGGTCATCGCTACAATTATGTTCGTATCTGTAAACGCGATATTTCTTCGGCGTGACATAACTATTGAAAAATATACTGCAAGCGAAGTCATTCATGATTTGCGAGAGTCGACTGATAAATACAGTACTTTTATTCTCACTGATTATGCTACACACCAGGCGTTCTATGATTATGAAAATGTCTATGTCTATAATCGGCTGCCCTGGTATTTAGTGGCAGGTCAAGAGCGATATTACCCGGACCCTGAAAACATATCAGCATTAAAGAAGCTCTTAAAAAGCGATATCGAATATATTGTCGTATCCCGGGAAAGCACAGAAGAAATCGAGAGGTTATTAAGATCCTCTTCGATCGAAGTGCCACAAGCCGACGCAGGAAATGGGACATATAAGATAATCAGGTTGCGATAAAGCAGTGTCGCAGGAATCCGGAACACAGATTATTCATTCTGCTGTCATCCGCGTCCGGCATGAATTAAAGTAAGTATTTGTAACAAAGCACTTTTTTGTATTACAATTGTGACTCATGCTGACGTGTGCTGAGGCTGATCATTCGGCTCAAGAGGGCTTGCTATGGCAGAGAAAGTCACGATTCGTGAAGACCTCCAGATCATTCAGGTTGACTCGTATGGTGATGTGAACGCCGAGGACCTGAAAAAATCACTTGAGACGGTATTCAAGATTCGACAGGAACAGGGTCTGACCAGGGTGCTTGTCGATGCTACCAGAGAAACTTCACTCCCTTCTACCCCTCGCGTCTTCGAATTTGGATCACAACTGGCCGAATTGCTTCGAGGGATGAAGTTTGCACTTGCCACTTCACCTGAGACGGATCGAGACCTGAGATTTCTTGTGACCGTGGCAATCAATCGGGGAGCTCAAGTCAGTGTTTTCGATTCGGTGGATGACGCGCTTGTGTGGTTGATGGAAGATCCAGGGTAATATGAAAGACCAGAAAAAAACAAAAGATCAGCTTAGTGTAGAATTAAAGGAGATGCATCAGCGCGTTGCTGAGTTGGAAGAGAATGAGACCAGAGGTATAAAGGTACAGGAGGCGCTGAGGGAAAGCGAAGAGCGGTTTCGGGCAACCTTTGAGCAGGCAGCAGTCGGAATCACTCATGTGTCACCTGAAGGGCGATTTTTGCGCATCAACCAGAAATTCTGCGATATTGTGGGATACTCACGAGATGAGATACTCCAACTGAAATATCAGAATATTACCCATCCGGACGATCTCGATGTCGACGTCGACCGGGCGGGTGATCTGTTGTCCGGAAAAAGCAAAACAGATGTTTTGGAAAAACGATACATCCACAAAAACGGTGAACCAGTGTGGGTTCATCTGACAGTCTCTCTGGTGCGAGACGAAGCAGGCCAGCCAAAATGGTTTATCGCAGTCATTCAGGATATCACTGAGCGCAAAGAAGCAGAGGAAAAGCTTCGAGAGAGTAAAGAGCGTTTCGAGAAAATCACTTCACAATCCCCTATTCCTATGGTTATCACTGATTCCATAGGCAATGTTGAATATTTCAACGATAAATTTATCAAGACCTATGGCCACACTATGGATGATATATCGACCGCCGAGCAATGGTGGATCGCTGCCTACCCCGACGAAGATTATCGTCTGCTTGTACGACGATCATGGGAAAAAGCAATCGCTGAGGCAGCTGAAAAAGGGACTCAGATCGAAACTCAGGAATGGGATATCACATGCAAAGATAGTTCGGTGCGCCATGTTGAGTTTAATATGATGCCCCTGGGTGAGATCTCTGTCATTGCGATGAACGATATTACCGAGCGCAAACAGGTAGCGGACGCGTTGCGGGAGAGCGAGATGAAATATCGACTCCTGTCCACCAACACGCTGGATACGATCTGGACCACAGACCTTGAATTCAATATAACCTTTATCAGCAATGCTGTATTCGACTTCCTGGGATACACACCCCAGGAATTCTTAGGCAGGAATCCCACGGATTTTACAGTGTCGGAGGATATGCCAGCGCTTGAGAGAGCGGCTAATGAATTAATTGTCATATATAAAGAAGGAGAGATCCGACAAAGCATGGTCGAGGTCCGGCAGATCCGAAAGGATGGCACAATAATAGATGTCGAGCTTACCGCTAACTTGCTGCAGGATAGAACGGGACAGGTCATAGGTTTTCAGGGCAGAAGCATTAACATCACAGAGCGAAAACAGAAAGAAAAGGCGTTACGACTCACGCAGGCCTCCGTTGATAATTTAATGGATGCAGTTTACTGGATGGGAGCAGATGCAAAATTCATCTATGTGAATTCTGCGGCGGTCGAGGCTTTGGGGTACTCAAAAGAAGAATTGCTCACAATGACCGTACATGATATAGGTCCCGAATTTCCGAAAGAAGTATGGCCGGAACATTGGGCTGATCTGAAAGAACGCAAATCGTTCGTTCTCCACACCAATCATCGAAGAAAAGATGGGAGCATCTTCCCGGTCGATATATCGGTTAACTTAATCGAATTCGGGGGGACGGAGATCAATTGCGCGATTGCCAGGGATGTCAGTGAGCGCAAGAAGGCTGAAGCAGAATTGTCCGAGGCGTACAATATAATAAATCGTAGTCCGGTGGTTGCGTTTCTATGGAAGAATGTGTCAGGCTGGCCAGTTGTGTTTGCGTCGGAAAATGTGGATAAATTGACTGGCTATTCAGCGCGGGAGTTCACGGAAGGAAAAGCTTCTTACGGGGAAATGATCCATATGGATGATCGTGAAAGAGTTGCCAGCGAAGTCATGAGCAACGAGGCAAATGTGGAGGTGCAGACATTCGTTCATGAACCGTACAGGATCATTACGAAAAATGGAGAAACTAAATGGGTTTCGGATGCGACATATATCCGCAGAGATTCCGGAGGAGTGATCACACATTTCGAGGGAATCGTTATCGATCTCACCGAAAGATTGAAGTTGGAAGATCAATTGCGCCAGGCTCAGAAAATGGAATCCGTCGGACGGCTGGCTGGTGGTGTAGCCCATGACTTCAACAACATGCTGAGTGTGATTCTCGGCCATGTGGAGTTGGTCCTGGAACAGATGGACTCACAACAGCCGCTCTTTGAGGACATGCAGGCAATACGTTCGGCTGCCCGGCGCTCCGCGGACCTTACCCGAAAACTGCTGGCCTTTGCCCGCAAGGAGACTATCACTCCAAGTGTCCTGGATATTAACGAGACTGTGGAAGGGATGCTCAAGATGTTGAGGCGGTTGATCGGTGAGGATATCGATCTTGCCTGGCTGCCGGGGAAGGATGTGTGGCCGGTCAAAGTGGATCCATCGCAGATCGATCATCTACTTGCCAACCTGTGCGTCAACGCGAGAGATGCCATCGAAGGTGTGGGCAAGGTCACCATCGAAACAAATAATAGTACAATAGATAAGTCCTATTGCGCCGAGCATCCGGGTTTTGTTCCAGGCGAGTATGTCATGCTTGCAGTAAGCGATAATGGGTGCGGCATAGACAAGGAAATAATGGACAATATTTTCGAGCCATTTTTCACCTTAAAAGATATGGAAAAAGGCACCGGACTGGGGCTGGCGATGGTCTACGGCATCGTCAAGCAGAACAACGGGTTCATTAATGTGTACAGCGAGCCTGACCTGGGCGCGGTTTTCAAGATCTACTTGCCCCGGAACAGGGTCGAGGACGTAAAGATAGAGGATGAAATTCTTTCGGACCAGGTTGCCCTGGGTAACGAGACCATCCTGCTGGTCGAGGATGAGGCGGCGATACTGAAAATGACCACAGGAATGCTGGAGCGATACGGGTACTCCGTACTGGCCACCTCCGTCCCGAGCGAGGCCATCCGCCTGGCCGGAAAGCGTGCCGACAAAGTCCATCTGCTCTTAACCGACGTGATTATGCCCGAGATGAACGGGCAGGACCTTGCCAGGACCCTACTGTCCCTTAACCCTGGATTAAAGTGTCTGTTCATGTCCGGCTATACGGCCAATGTGATCGCTCGCCACGGAGTCCTGGATGATGGGGTACATTTCCTGCAGAAGCCGTATACACCGCAGGATCTGGCCAGGAAGGTTCGGGAGACACTTGATGGCGAATAGGGGAAAAATAAGTTGGGATGACCGGTTCTGCGAGTATTGAGACTGATGGCATCTCCCCCCCCGCGAGACCTGTTTATCGACCGTTGATCACATCGTCCAGTGTCTCGATGACATACCCGATCTCGTCGTCAGTCAGCTTCGGGTAGAATGGGATAGTGATCGTGCGCGACCCGATGCTCTCTGCAACGGGGAACATTCCCTCCCGGTAACCGAATCGTTCGCGATAGTATGTCATAAGGTGAAGGGGGTGGAAGTTTATCGACATCCCGACGCCCCGTTTCTGCATCTCTGTCATGATCTCGCCGCGCCTTGTCGCATCGACAAGGAGGGTGATAATGTGGCATGCATGTGTCGCTTCGGGCCTGATCGAGTGAAGTTCGACTCCGTCCATCTTTGTAAAAGCTTCCTCATATATCCGGTAGATCTCCCTGCGGCGTTCGAGAAATGATTCTACCTTTTTCATCTGCTCGACGAGTATGGCCGCGTGGATATTGTCCATGTTGTATTTCCAGCCGAGCATCTTCACATCGTATTGTTCGAAATGGTCGGTATAACGTTCCATCGCCGTACGGTCGAATCCGTGGAGCCTCAATTGACGGAGATGTTCGTTCCTTTCGGGGTCTTTCACCGAAATGGCGCCACCTTCTCCTGATGTGATGTTTTTTGTGGCGTAGAAACTGAAGCAGGCGTAATCGCTGTAATGGCCAGGTTTCTTTTCCATCCATTCCGCTTCGAGAGAGTGTGCCGCGTCCTCGACGATGACCAGGCCGTGCATGTCCGCTATATCGCGCAGGGAGGACATGTCGCACATCTGGCCATAGAGGTGAACTGGCAATATACCGCGGGTCTTCGCGGTGACCGCTTCTTCAACGGTATCAGGGGCGATATTGCCGGTTGCCGGGTCAACA comes from Candidatus Latescibacterota bacterium and encodes:
- a CDS encoding PAS domain S-box protein — encoded protein: MKDQKKTKDQLSVELKEMHQRVAELEENETRGIKVQEALRESEERFRATFEQAAVGITHVSPEGRFLRINQKFCDIVGYSRDEILQLKYQNITHPDDLDVDVDRAGDLLSGKSKTDVLEKRYIHKNGEPVWVHLTVSLVRDEAGQPKWFIAVIQDITERKEAEEKLRESKERFEKITSQSPIPMVITDSIGNVEYFNDKFIKTYGHTMDDISTAEQWWIAAYPDEDYRLLVRRSWEKAIAEAAEKGTQIETQEWDITCKDSSVRHVEFNMMPLGEISVIAMNDITERKQVADALRESEMKYRLLSTNTLDTIWTTDLEFNITFISNAVFDFLGYTPQEFLGRNPTDFTVSEDMPALERAANELIVIYKEGEIRQSMVEVRQIRKDGTIIDVELTANLLQDRTGQVIGFQGRSINITERKQKEKALRLTQASVDNLMDAVYWMGADAKFIYVNSAAVEALGYSKEELLTMTVHDIGPEFPKEVWPEHWADLKERKSFVLHTNHRRKDGSIFPVDISVNLIEFGGTEINCAIARDVSERKKAEAELSEAYNIINRSPVVAFLWKNVSGWPVVFASENVDKLTGYSAREFTEGKASYGEMIHMDDRERVASEVMSNEANVEVQTFVHEPYRIITKNGETKWVSDATYIRRDSGGVITHFEGIVIDLTERLKLEDQLRQAQKMESVGRLAGGVAHDFNNMLSVILGHVELVLEQMDSQQPLFEDMQAIRSAARRSADLTRKLLAFARKETITPSVLDINETVEGMLKMLRRLIGEDIDLAWLPGKDVWPVKVDPSQIDHLLANLCVNARDAIEGVGKVTIETNNSTIDKSYCAEHPGFVPGEYVMLAVSDNGCGIDKEIMDNIFEPFFTLKDMEKGTGLGLAMVYGIVKQNNGFINVYSEPDLGAVFKIYLPRNRVEDVKIEDEILSDQVALGNETILLVEDEAAILKMTTGMLERYGYSVLATSVPSEAIRLAGKRADKVHLLLTDVIMPEMNGQDLARTLLSLNPGLKCLFMSGYTANVIARHGVLDDGVHFLQKPYTPQDLARKVRETLDGE
- a CDS encoding tail fiber domain-containing protein, which encodes GTAEMTGFKLPTGASNGYVLTSDASGIGTWQAGGSGSGDITAVNAGNGLVGGGTSGEVSLNILVGTGIAASADMLSLTSDYSSGSAYDSRFVNDSDLDHLDSADGSVPNALYVNNNGKVGIGTTSQTHTLEIYSPTNADIYLKSGSAPTLLLDNSTYANPWRVLVEDTSGKFIISDGLTAQRFFIDSAGNIGIGENNPASRLDVAGTAEMTGFKLPTGASNGYVLTSDASGIGTWQAGGSGSGDITAVNAGNGLVGGGTSGEVSLNILVGTGIAASADMLSLTSDYSSGSAYDSRFVNDSDLDHLDSADGSVAGAVFVDNDGKVGIGTTSPDCLLHVMKAGDTEICVEHPGPTYDKNVGFRIKANTVSGSPYANWFLQSDWSGNFALRDETAGTRPFFVEAAAPNYSLCIKQSGSIGLGTNTPSYKLDVTGDIQCVALHETSDERLKTNIKPLENALEAVMNLQGISFEWNEAAESKGAQAGKEQIGLIAQEVERVLPELVATAEDGYKSVDYSKLTAVLIEAVKDLKSENEILMKKIKALEKAME
- a CDS encoding cupin domain-containing protein; translation: MAKAVNIEECFEMFNDTFSPKIVGKLNGQHVMLVRCEGDKVPWHTHDDEDEMFLVVEGTLEVMLKDENITLQAGEFYIVPKGVEHRVVPRGHVKLVLFEPEGIAHTGKVETEITKKVFDRLEL
- a CDS encoding DegT/DnrJ/EryC1/StrS aminotransferase family protein, whose amino-acid sequence is MDRLSLDRRKENVRKVEFFRHSIGEEEIERVGSVLRTLFITTGSEVAEFEESLASYLDLPFTVAVTSCTGAMQLALLAGGIGPGDEVITTPLTFIGSANAILMAGGTPVLVDVDPATGNIAPDTVEEAVTAKTRGILPVHLYGQMCDMSSLRDIADMHGLVIVEDAAHSLEAEWMEKKPGHYSDYACFSFYATKNITSGEGGAISVKDPERNEHLRQLRLHGFDRTAMERYTDHFEQYDVKMLGWKYNMDNIHAAILVEQMKKVESFLERRREIYRIYEEAFTKMDGVELHSIRPEATHACHIITLLVDATRRGEIMTEMQKRGVGMSINFHPLHLMTYYRERFGYREGMFPVAESIGSRTITIPFYPKLTDDEIGYVIETLDDVINGR
- a CDS encoding DUF2079 domain-containing protein; amino-acid sequence: MRFSGTEGEDSFHKAIHLEPVKYVYAIIYRFFKSPLLLFLFIAIIYFSPLLYLARFHPMDTGLDRYFMVILSGLYVVFPSTVEVVAYDLRPYVLLAPLFLLSMLSVYLRRPLWEKLVFFNLMFIAREEGLVFGLIVILFAIAGCKDRQSRRSHATGLISSWFIWLVLSLMYFIWTGYSFNAVLNLRVTLFVLAVAAFSLLALLLLWRKAIEEKVSRGFLQLITYVLVFAPLGFQYFKPNLHRFTGNPLDGIKYATLSLVTYPKYNLYFICALLLTFLVWELMRKRRIKQIIIGCLVIATIMFVSVNAIFLRRDITIEKYTASEVIHDLRESTDKYSTFILTDYATHQAFYDYENVYVYNRLPWYLVAGQERYYPDPENISALKKLLKSDIEYIVVSRESTEEIERLLRSSSIEVPQADAGNGTYKIIRLR